Part of the Actinomyces howellii genome, GTGTGGGTCTGGTCGAGCTCGTCGGAGCGGAAGACCTTGCCCGGGCAGGCGATGTAGAGAGGCGGCTCGGCGGCCAGCATCGCACGGGCCTGGACGGGCGAGGTGTGGGTGCGCAGGACGAGGTTGGCCGCCTCCCCCGGGGCCGCGCCGAGGCTGGCGCCGTCGACGTAGAAGGTGTCCTGCATCTGGCGGGCCGGGTGGTCGGGGTCGAAGTTGAGCGCGTCGAAGTCGTACCACTCGTGCTCGAGCTCAGGGCCCTCGGCGATGGACCATCCCATGGCGACGAAGAAGTCGGAGACCTCCTCGATGAGCAGGTCCAGGGGGTGGCGCGCCCCGGCGGGTGACCGGTCGGTGGGAACGGTGACGTCGACCGCCTCGGTGTCGAGCATGCGCGCCTCGGCCTCGGCCTCGAGGACCTCCTGGCGCTCGGCCAGGGCGGCGGCCAGGCGCGCGCGGGCGCCACCGAGGAGCCTGCCGGCGACGGGCTTGTCGGCCCGGTCCAGGGCGCCGATGCCCCGGTTGGTGAGCGCCAGGACGGAGGAGTCGCCGGTGTAGGCCAGGCGGGCCTCCTTGAGGGCGGCCAGGTCGCTGGCGGCGGCGACGGCCGCCAGCCCCTCGGCGACGAGGGCGTTGATACCCGCTTCGTCCAGCGGCGACAGCGCGCCGGCTGCGTCAGTCATCTGCGAACCTTCCCGTGGTGCTTGCTCCGCGCCCAGGGTAGTCCGCGGTGCACGGCGCCCAGAAATCGCGCCCGCGGGTCGTGCACGCCGACGCGGTCGGCACCGCTCAGGCGGGCCCGTCGGCCTCGAGCCTGCGGTCGATGAACTGGCTGGAGCCCGGGACCGTGAAGGCGATGACACCACGCTCCGGGGAGTAGACGAGGCCCTTGGCGATGAGGTTGGCCCGTGCCGGCCCCAGTGAGCTCGGATGCCTGTCGAGGCGCTCGGCCACGGTCGCGCTCGAG contains:
- the pheS gene encoding phenylalanine--tRNA ligase subunit alpha, which produces MTDAAGALSPLDEAGINALVAEGLAAVAAASDLAALKEARLAYTGDSSVLALTNRGIGALDRADKPVAGRLLGGARARLAAALAERQEVLEAEAEARMLDTEAVDVTVPTDRSPAGARHPLDLLIEEVSDFFVAMGWSIAEGPELEHEWYDFDALNFDPDHPARQMQDTFYVDGASLGAAPGEAANLVLRTHTSPVQARAMLAAEPPLYIACPGKVFRSDELDQTHTPVFHQVEGLAVDKGLTMAHLKGTLDHFARAMFGPQARTRLRPSFFPFTEPSAEMDLWFPQKKGGAGWIEWGGCGMVNPNVLIACGIDPEVHTGFAFGMGLERTLMLRHGIADMHDIVEGDLRFSQQFGTTGKGN
- a CDS encoding helix-turn-helix domain-containing protein, with the translated sequence MTLQDAQAAERLGLDQLDSMFFQARRDRATPAERDYLIAMAADRGQPSSSATVAERLDRHPSSLGPARANLIAKGLVYSPERGVIAFTVPGSSQFIDRRLEADGPA